A window of the Radiobacillus deserti genome harbors these coding sequences:
- the proS gene encoding proline--tRNA ligase, producing the protein MGKKDKQFVEKVTAMEEDFAQWYTDVVKQADLVDYASVRGSMIIRPYGYAIWENIRDVLDKKIKDTGHQNMYFPLFIPESLLQKEKDHIEGFAPEVAWVTHGGSEELQERLVVRPTSEVLFAEHYSKIIHSYRDLPKLYNQWSNVVRWEKTTRPFLRSLEFLWQEGHTCHATEQDAAEETRKMLDVYATVCEDFLAIPVIKGRKTEKEKFAGANYTLTIESLMHDGKALQTGTSHHLGTGFAEAFDITYSDENGNQQYVHQTSWGITTRLIGALIMVHGDNRGLVVPPRVAPTQVMIVPIAQHKEGVLERAYELKGQVAEFARVDIDASDKMPGWKFNEYEMKGIPLRLEVGPKDIEKNQVVLVRRDTGEKSFVAMDELSTIIPALLEDIQQTLYDRALAHREEKTTNVTTFAEFKQALEQNPGFVEAMWCEDKACEENIKEETGATSRCIPFEQENRAGHCVCCGKEATQLVYWAKAY; encoded by the coding sequence ATGGGTAAAAAAGATAAACAGTTTGTAGAAAAAGTAACCGCTATGGAAGAAGATTTTGCCCAATGGTACACGGATGTTGTGAAGCAAGCAGACCTAGTCGACTATGCTTCTGTTCGAGGATCCATGATTATTCGTCCATATGGATATGCCATTTGGGAAAATATTAGAGATGTACTAGATAAGAAAATTAAAGACACGGGCCATCAAAACATGTATTTCCCGTTATTCATTCCAGAAAGCTTATTGCAAAAAGAGAAGGACCACATTGAAGGCTTTGCGCCAGAGGTAGCTTGGGTTACGCATGGAGGAAGTGAAGAGCTTCAAGAACGGCTCGTAGTTCGACCTACTTCAGAAGTGCTGTTTGCCGAGCACTATTCGAAAATTATTCATTCCTATCGAGACTTGCCAAAGCTTTACAATCAGTGGAGTAACGTAGTTCGTTGGGAAAAGACTACTAGACCATTTTTACGTTCGTTAGAATTCTTGTGGCAGGAAGGGCATACTTGTCATGCGACAGAGCAAGATGCTGCTGAAGAAACGAGAAAAATGCTTGACGTGTATGCAACGGTTTGTGAAGATTTCCTCGCCATACCTGTTATAAAAGGGAGGAAGACGGAAAAGGAAAAATTCGCTGGAGCGAACTATACGTTAACGATTGAAAGTCTCATGCATGATGGGAAAGCTCTACAAACGGGTACATCTCACCATTTAGGTACAGGGTTTGCGGAAGCCTTTGATATTACGTACAGTGATGAGAATGGGAACCAACAGTATGTTCATCAAACTTCTTGGGGCATCACAACACGTTTAATTGGCGCATTGATTATGGTCCATGGGGATAACCGGGGACTTGTTGTACCACCAAGAGTTGCGCCAACACAGGTTATGATTGTTCCGATTGCTCAGCATAAGGAAGGCGTCCTAGAAAGAGCATACGAATTGAAAGGTCAAGTTGCAGAGTTTGCTCGTGTCGATATAGATGCGAGTGACAAAATGCCTGGGTGGAAATTCAATGAATATGAAATGAAGGGAATTCCACTTCGCTTAGAAGTCGGTCCTAAGGATATCGAAAAGAACCAAGTAGTGCTTGTTCGACGAGATACAGGGGAAAAAAGCTTCGTTGCCATGGATGAACTATCCACCATTATTCCTGCTTTATTAGAAGACATTCAACAAACCTTATATGATCGAGCACTAGCTCACCGTGAAGAGAAAACGACGAATGTAACGACGTTTGCTGAATTCAAACAGGCATTAGAGCAAAATCCTGGCTTTGTAGAAGCGATGTGGTGTGAGGATAAAGCATGTGAAGAGAATATAAAAGAAGAGACAGGTGCAACCTCTCGCTGTATTCCTTTCGAGCAGGAAAACCGAGCTGGTCATTGTGTATGCTGTGGGAAGGAAGCTACTCAGCTGGTTTACTGGGCCAAAGCATATTAG